The DNA segment aacTTTCCAGAAATGCGCCTTAAGCTGGCAGCAGAGACCAAAGGTGACATAAAACAGCTGAACTGGTTTTGTGAGGCATGTAAAGGAACTCCACAGGTATATTTTTTTGCCATAATGATACAATTTAGGAAGTGAAGATAATTGCTATTTGTGTGTCTCTCTGACTCATTTGATACTAATTGGAAATTTATACAGCCAATGAATCTTCCAATGTTTCTGCAAACAACTGAAAAGATCATTTCCAATGAGCTTACACCATCAGTTCCTCTACTGAGAGTTGCGGTAGAAGTAGAAGAGGGTTCTGTTCACTATCCATCATTCCCGTCTACAAACTTTGAGAGTAAAGAAGGTAGTGGAGGATCTGGAGTGTGTGTGATTTGTGTGGATGCATCAGCGGAAGCAGCATGTGTGCCTTGTGGACATGTCGCTGGATGCATTTCTTGCTTGAAAGAGATCAAAAACAAGAAGTTGGGATGTCCTATATGTCGTGCTAGCATCGATCAGGTCATTAAGTTATATCAtgtttaaacaataaaaaaaagaccAAATGTATCATCTTATCTCACCATTCACGTCCCCGTCCACCGGCTTTGTTCACGACTCATGTATCGCTtgtctttgttctttttttgggctttgttggttttgggtttttgtttgCTATATTCTTATTTAATTGAGCGCACGATTGTTGTTGACATCTATTATTGAATAAAATCCCTGGATTTCTTCAGTTCATTTCATGTTAACGGCTATTCTTTGCAAATCAACGTCTTTCAAGAACCTTCATCCATTCTAAGGAATCAACGTAGTCCAACAACTATTCCTCTTGGAATCAGTGATCCTTGAGTTTATCCAGCTTGACTCTGCGCCCAACTATCTCCTACTTTTTACTTTATGATGTTTTTTGGTAAGATAACTAAAAccatataagtataaatatgaTAAAGTTCATATACTTTTAGGattttcaaaatctgaaaagAAACTTGAGTACTTTATAGATATTAACCTCATGAAACAAGCTCAAAAACTGACTTTTGAGCAATCAATGACCTTTCAGACAATATGGAGAAGCAGCACAAAATCTTAATCATCTTTATTTTGGATGCACATTTTCAAAAGAAGTTTGGCAAATAGCTTCACTAAAAACTGTAATAGGTGAACCTTGTGCAGTATATCTCCGCTTTCATGTTTACTAAACCTTAAGCTGTCATTTCCTCATCTAGGAAACTGAAACCGTATTTCCACAAATACAAGACCTGGCGTCGGTGGAGTATGTATGGGTTTCACCGACAATGAAACTGAATACGAATATTTCCACAAACACAAGTCTAAATATTTATACTCTACACTATTATAAACTATGTGTCCTTATCCAATTATGAGTACATACAAAGCCAAGTCTTATCTTATGGAAGTGGCATCACTTCAAAATTATATAGGTAAATACTTTAACTCATGCTTCTGCAAATGCACTTTTTCAAAGTATTTATTAAGAATAATATTTCAGCCTATCCCTTTCTTGCAGGTCCAAGTACATACATTGGGATTGATATAAACATGTAGTTCAATCTTCAAGCACATATCTTGGTTTGATTCTTTCagttattttagataaaatatatGGCATTTCAGGTAATATATGGGGTAACTATGATGATTTGGATAAAAACCTTGAatagttttgattattttagatatttcggataaaaataTCTCGACAATTTCAGATAAAAATGTCTggataattttagaaaatttttggatagttcaaaaatatttttttgataattttccTTTCAAATGCTTTCAGattcttttaaatttaatagatttttaaattatctatattatatatatatatatatatttatatacatatttctttatattttatatatttggttaCCCGCTTAGTTCTTAGTTTGATTCCAGTTTGATTTGGTTATTTCAGATATAAAATTTGGTTTCGTTCTACTTTCAATCATTTCTGTTCCCTTTTGGGTCTCAATTTTcggttctgattttttttaccGAGACCTAATCCTACCAACatatttatcaaatttgtttCTTAAGAATTATCATAAAGATCTCCAGACAAAAGGGCAGAAGAAAAGCAACATTAATTCACATATACAATAGACATCAACTAACATTGACTTAGAAACTAAATTCCACATTGACTTAGTGAACATATGCATCCCAATCCAAGAATTTTTAAACTCTATGTTTCATACGTTTACGATTCTAGATCAAATACATAAAAAGACATACatatttatgtaaataataatttatattatttatcaaaattaatatacaagGACGTAAATATTAgttcatataatatttatgattttactctaaaaaaattaaaataaaataatttcgtAAGAAGGTTTTTTTGTGTATTTTCGTGTTATATGGAGAAAAAATggtatttgagatttttttttaaaaaaagaaaaaaaaccagcAGAAAATAGAGATTGGTTCAAAAGGTCGTTATATATAATAGCTTCAGCGCCAACAAACAATCAGTCACGAAACTATAACTAACTTCCCTCTCTGCCTTCACCTTCCTTTCAATCATCTCCACTGTTTCCAGATTCGCTTGAACAAGGTAGTTTCGATTctcgtcttctttctttcttcccaTTCCAGAGATTGCGACGCTGCTCATATCTTTGTTGATTCTTCTTGTACAGTAGTATCTCTCTAGCCTCATCGAAGAAACAATGTCGTCGACTACAGATGAAGAAGTCCAGAACGATCTTAAAGATCAACTGGTGCAGAGATCAGAGAGTGACGATCACGCCGAGTTCAAGGGAGCTTCATTCACCGGAGCGGTACTCAACCTCGCAACAACGATCATCGGTGCTGGTATCATGGCTTTGCCCGCGACGATGAAGATCCTCGGACTCCTTCCCGGCATCGTGATGATCGTTCTCATGGCTTTCTTGACCGACAAGACGCTTGAGATCTTGCTCAGGTTTAGCGGAATCGGGAACGCGAGCTCGTACGGTGCTTTGATGCAAGATTCTTTCGGTAGACCTGGAAGGATCGTGTTGCAAGTCGCTGTTCTTGTTAGCAACATTGGAGTTCTGATCGTTTACATGATCATCATTGGTGATGCTTTTGAGGATATGCTTAAAGAACGGCTTGGGAAGAGCTGGTGGGACCAGAGAACTATCGTTCTTCTCTTCACAACATGTGTCTTTGCTCCATTCACAGCCTGCAAGCGGATTGGTTAGTAAAGTAGTACAATGTGTTGCTTACTTCTCTTAGAATTTTGATTTATGCTTCTTCATTGCAGATGCTTTGAGATTCGCATCTGCCACATCACTTGCTCTAGCGGTTCTTTTTCTTGTCATCACTGGGGGAATAGTCGTTACAAAGTTTTTAAGCGGTGGTTTGATGAAGCCAAAACTGTTGCCAAGTTTCACTGACTTGTCATCGGTCTTGAAACTCTTCACCGTTGTTCCTGTGCTTGTCAACGCATTCATTTGTCATTCTAACGgtaacaacaacaactcaaaaaCACGCTTCTTTCTCTGCTATGTTTACATTTAAACAAGaactaatgtttttttatatgttatcaGTCCACAATATACAGAACGAGCTTCAAGACTCCACTCAGATCAAACCTGTTGTGCGATCATCGCTTATCATGTCCTCTTCTGTTTACATAGTGACAAGCTTGTTCGGATACCTCTTGTTCGGTGAATATACTCATGAGGATGTTCTGAAAAACTTTGATACCCATCTTAAAATCCCTTATGGTCCGGTTCTCAGTGATGTAGTCAGAGTCAGCTATGCAGCTCATCTCATGCTTGTCTTCCCTATTATCTTCTATCCTTTGCGGGTTAACGTGGACGGTCTCTTTTTCCCCACGGCTCCATCGCTTACCACCTCTAATCTGAGGTTTCGCTCCATCACTGCGGGTCTCATTGCTGTAATCTTTGTTGGTGCAAACTTCATTCCAAGCATCTGGGATGCTTTTCAACTCATTGGAGCTACAGCTTCTGTCTGCATCGGTTTCATTTTCCCTGCTGCTGTCATCTTAAAGTAAAAAAGTCCTATATATATTGCTTCATTAGATAAAAGACGACTGGTTTGGTAACCTGATGGATCATTTTATCTCTTTTGTGTTTGTTGCAGGGATCGTCATAACCGAGCGACAAAGATGGACAAGACTATAGCCATTTTCGTGATAGTCCTTGCGGTTTTCTCCAATGCAATCGCCATGTACAGTGACGTTTGCGCCTTACTCAACAAGTACAAATCCACATTTCCAATGTGAGAagattggtttggttttgtttgcttCTCTCTTACTCTACGTGTAACCAAAAAAGAGTTATTAGTTCTGAACAGCATTATGAATAAAGTAGATAGGAGATAATATGTTTCTTttactgtaaaaaaaaacttgagaaatgTAAAGATGACCCCTGTGATGTGATTTTGATCTTGTTCAACTCTTAGAACATTATTTTGTTACAGCTGATATAATAAAAAAGTCAGGTGCGTCCATGTATTCTCACTAGATTTTTTTTGCCTTATGCTTTCTTGAAAATGGTTCCAATCTTAGATCATATTTGGCTCTAGAACAATATCCAaagtaaaatattgttaattgaTATAGTTTGTCATTGTGATACAAGTTTGGCTCTAGAACAATATCCAAAGTAACTGATATAATTGTCACTGTGAATCTTTAAGATACAGACGAAAAAAACAGCAACAAGTGTCTATTAGGAGTCATTGGGAcaactcaaaacaaaacaaaagagttaTAAAGAAACAGCCTTAAACAAAAggctagaagaagaagaataaagggatgacttttaggaagttgACTTATCTCCATCGCTGGAATTAGCCTGAGAAGGGAAGCATGGCCTCCACAcagtctctttgccaatatccATTAATGCTATTCCTTGAACAGTCAATTCTGCTCTGATCTGATCACTTTTCTCAAACTCTTTGTTCTGCCGCGCCGTTATCCTTTCTTCTATCTTCTGTTCAATGTCTTCTTCGCTCAACCCTGCTCTTGTTAGTGTTTTCTGTTTCATTTCTTTCAGAATCTCGGCATAGCTCAGAGTTGTGAGCAAACCAAGCACATCGAGAACTTCCCTGGCTGCTTTCTCAATCTCAACGAGTGACACAAGCATGGACAATCGCTGTTTCTTCtgcattttctgattttttttggcaaaagaAACAAGACAAGTTTGGTATGTAATGATTATTATGAATGGTTAAGTGgcacaaaagaaaagaagaaaacctTGAGCTTGCCGATGGAAGCGTTGATGAATTTCAATGCATCTTGGTAAGCACCCGTGAGTATATGGGCAGTATTTAAATCGTCCAACATCTTTGCTTCAAACTCACTTTTGAGCTTGTTAATGACGTCTTTGGCTTCTGCAGTCTGTTGAGCTTTTCCACCGTCTTCAGCCATTGCTTCTCGATATGGCAAAAGGGCATCATCAAGATCTTGCAATGTCTAATAAACAAAGATGAGAGAGGTTACAGTCAGAAGTGAATATAAATCATCACTTTAAAAATGCCTAAGCCGTACTGCACCTGATAAACATAATACAAAGCGTCTGACGAACTGTCTAGCTGCGACGCTGAGAAACTCAGAGGAGACCGGTAGTGTGCACTCATCAAGAAGTGCCTCAGAGCCAAGGGATGGTAACTTTCTGTGATCTACACAGATTGAAACAAAAGACTGTTAACAACTCTGCGTTCAAGCCATGAGAACATTCAAGAAACATACTTCTCTgattgttttgaagtttttctttgACTTGGCCATCTTCTCGTTGTTAATAGTGACATGCCCATTATGCAACCAGTAGTTAACACCACCATCCTCACATGCGGCACATGTCTGAGCAATCTCGTTTTCATGGTGGGGGAATTTAAGATCTGCACCACCACCATGAATGTCAAATCTGGGAGACAGATAATGAGCACTCATGGCACTGCACTCGATGTGCCATCCCGGTCTTCCTGGACCCCACGGGCTCTCCCAACTTGGCTCATCAGGTTTTGCAGCCTGCAACAACGTAATGTTCAAACCACACATCATCATAAACTCAAAGTTACAAAGGTTTCGATTCTCAAACCTTCCAAAGTGCAAAATCAGCAGGGTTACGTTTTCTGGAATCAACAGCAACTCGCTCGCCAGCCCGGGTATGTTCCAGGAGCTGACCCGATAGCTTACCATAGTTGGGAGATTTGTCGACAGAAAAGAACACATCGCCTTCCACAACATACCCACAATCTTTCTCAATGATCTGTAAACAGGAAACCATAAAGAAATAATCTGATAAAGAGacagaacaaacaaacaaacaaaagggAGAAGAAGCCTTTTAACCTTTTGAATCATGTCAAGAATGTGATCCATATGGTCACTGACACGAGGCTGGTGGGTAGGAAGGAGGCACTGAAGAGCACCCATATCCACCAAATACTCCTCGCAAAAGCGATTACTCAACTCTAACGGGTTCTCCCCACTCTCATTAGCACGTATGATTATCTGCAGagatttcattttaattgtaatAAAAGCAAGAAGATTCATAAATGTCATAACtcataagacaaaaaaaagatcACACCTTGTCATCAACATCTGTGAAATTCCTCACGAAATTAACTTCGTAACTCAAATGCTTCAAGTATCTGCATAACACGCAAACCTCATATGCAAAAAGACTCAAGCTTTACCCAAGAAGAATTGAAATGATGGATCTAAGAAGGTTAAGGAGAGACCTGTAGAGAACGTCGAAGGAGACGGCGGCGCGAGCATGGCCGATGTGGCTGAAATCGTAAGCTGTGATTCCACAGACGTACAGTCCGACCTTTCCGGGAGTGATCGGAACAAAATCCTCCTTCTGCTGCGTCATAGTGTTGTACAGCTTCAGCTTCATCTTCTCTGCATCCATGTCTCTCACTCTCACAATCGCCGCCACCAACAATTCGACGGCCAGGGTAGGAAAACGACTGTGTTTAAATACCCTTCCTTTTCTTCCTGTGGGGCTGTTACTTTATTTCAACAGTTACTGTCgttcgttcttttttttaactatgTGTTAATTTATTGGGTGAATTTGTAAAAATGTACATATTTGTTGGAGATAAATTGTACCCTTTaaccagtgtttttaaaaccagaCCAACCTGATAGTTGAACCGGATTTGACCATGAACCGGTTACATAGCTGGATTGGATCTAATAATTGGTTTGACCATGAACCGGTCACGTaactggattgaatctcaaagtaattaaattgataaaaacattaaaacaattaaaaacctATAAACCAttcatataaacataaaactaatttacatttataatgtttcatttatattttaattatgtatcatatttattaacattacttttaaatttacacactaaaaatatattaaaccagATTACTAAATCAGGTTTGACCCGATCAAACTATATTGAATCGTGACCCAAAAATTATTCGGTTCAACTTCCGGTCTGATTTTAAAAACACCACCTTTAACGAAGTCCATGAGTTTGGTCTATTCTCAACTGGTAAATCAAAAATAATTCAGTCCAAAACAACTCGGCCAACCGATTAGATTAGATCAGATCaaactatataaagaaaaatcagGATTTTgtgaatataaagaaaaaagaagacacAAGAGAAAAAGCATTCAGAAAATCAGAGGGAAGACAGACAGGTAGGGTAGAAGTAGGTTTATCtttgattatttgtttttgcTGGAAACcttgttattttctctttcttttcgaCCAAACTCTTTTGTAACTCATCACCTACTTAATCAATACGACGTCTTTCAAATAACACATCATCGTGTTTGCATACCCTTAGCATGGTGGTGTCAATTATGAAACTTATGTGAATCCAGATACTTCCATGTCTAGGAACTGTCCATGCCGTAACTGCCTCCTCCACAATTTCATTGGTTTGGTATGTTCGTTCAAAACGTATTGCaagtttatatctttgtctCACTCTTATATTGCAAAATTTAGGAAgcttacttttgtttttgtatgtGTTTTTGAAGTATGCATCAGTATTTAACAAAGGTGGGATGCATCCAATACCTTCAACTGTTGAGGCTGCTTCAGTGATGATGAGTTCCACAGTTTCACTTGATGACTCATCTCTCTCTGATTTGTATCATTCTCTTCCAAGGCCGTCGCCTTACCATGCTGAGGTAGTTCCTTTTTGCTAAGGGCTCGAGCCATTCAGGTGAAGAAGCAGAACTCTTAAGAGGTGATACTGAAATGAGATCTGAAGTTTTAGGTGGTGTGTAACAAAGAAAGTCTACGAAGGTGGTTCTAAAAAAGCGTATTCGAAAGATTCACCCACCAATGAAACATCGAAAATGATCCTAGAGATAGAGCTTTCTTATGCAGATTCAG comes from the Brassica napus cultivar Da-Ae chromosome A7, Da-Ae, whole genome shotgun sequence genome and includes:
- the LOC106352661 gene encoding cysteine--tRNA ligase 2, cytoplasmic; its protein translation is MDAEKMKLKLYNTMTQQKEDFVPITPGKVGLYVCGITAYDFSHIGHARAAVSFDVLYRYLKHLSYEVNFVRNFTDVDDKIIIRANESGENPLELSNRFCEEYLVDMGALQCLLPTHQPRVSDHMDHILDMIQKIIEKDCGYVVEGDVFFSVDKSPNYGKLSGQLLEHTRAGERVAVDSRKRNPADFALWKAAKPDEPSWESPWGPGRPGWHIECSAMSAHYLSPRFDIHGGGADLKFPHHENEIAQTCAACEDGGVNYWLHNGHVTINNEKMAKSKKNFKTIREITESYHPLALRHFLMSAHYRSPLSFSASQLDSSSDALYYVYQTLQDLDDALLPYREAMAEDGGKAQQTAEAKDVINKLKSEFEAKMLDDLNTAHILTGAYQDALKFINASIGKLKKMQKKQRLSMLVSLVEIEKAAREVLDVLGLLTTLSYAEILKEMKQKTLTRAGLSEEDIEQKIEERITARQNKEFEKSDQIRAELTVQGIALMDIGKETVWRPCFPSQANSSDGDKSTS
- the LOC106355451 gene encoding amino acid transporter AVT6B-like, with product MSSTTDEEVQNDLKDQLVQRSESDDHAEFKGASFTGAVLNLATTIIGAGIMALPATMKILGLLPGIVMIVLMAFLTDKTLEILLRFSGIGNASSYGALMQDSFGRPGRIVLQVAVLVSNIGVLIVYMIIIGDAFEDMLKERLGKSWWDQRTIVLLFTTCVFAPFTACKRIDALRFASATSLALAVLFLVITGGIVVTKFLSGGLMKPKLLPSFTDLSSVLKLFTVVPVLVNAFICHSNVHNIQNELQDSTQIKPVVRSSLIMSSSVYIVTSLFGYLLFGEYTHEDVLKNFDTHLKIPYGPVLSDVVRVSYAAHLMLVFPIIFYPLRVNVDGLFFPTAPSLTTSNLRFRSITAGLIAVIFVGANFIPSIWDAFQLIGATASVCIGFIFPAAVILKDRHNRATKMDKTIAIFVIVLAVFSNAIAMYSDVCALLNKYKSTFPM